In Blautia sp. SC05B48, a single genomic region encodes these proteins:
- a CDS encoding anaerobic ribonucleoside-triphosphate reductase activating protein, protein MKICGFNKTTLLDYPGRVACTIFLGGCNFRCPFCQNGALVVEPDNQPEYSQEEILAFLKKRKGILDGVCISGGEPTLAPELPEFLGRIRELGYDVKLDTNGSRPSVVKDLAAADLINKVAMDIKACPSNYHALTGVHADLDGIRETAGWLLEGHLDYEFRTTVVKELHSEKDFQEISRWLSGAKAYYLQAYRDSDGVLMPGFSACSEKEMINYRDILSQTIPVVEIRGMEL, encoded by the coding sequence ATGAAAATATGTGGATTTAACAAAACAACCCTGCTGGATTATCCGGGAAGGGTAGCCTGTACCATATTCTTAGGCGGCTGCAATTTCCGCTGCCCATTCTGCCAGAACGGAGCTCTTGTCGTGGAGCCTGATAACCAGCCTGAATATTCCCAGGAGGAAATCCTGGCTTTTCTGAAAAAAAGAAAGGGGATCCTGGATGGCGTCTGCATTTCCGGCGGTGAACCCACGCTTGCCCCGGAACTGCCGGAATTTCTCGGCAGGATCAGGGAGCTGGGCTATGATGTAAAGCTCGATACCAACGGTTCCCGCCCCTCCGTGGTAAAAGATCTCGCAGCAGCTGACCTGATCAACAAGGTTGCCATGGATATCAAAGCCTGTCCTTCCAACTATCATGCGCTTACCGGTGTACATGCTGATCTGGATGGGATCCGGGAAACTGCCGGATGGCTGCTGGAGGGACACCTTGATTATGAATTTCGTACAACGGTTGTGAAGGAACTTCATTCTGAAAAAGATTTTCAGGAGATCAGCCGATGGTTAAGCGGTGCAAAAGCTTATTATCTCCAGGCTTATCGGGATTCCGACGGAGTTCTGATGCCGGGATTCTCTGCCTGCTCCGAGAAAGAAATGATAAACTACCGGGATATCCTGTCTCAGACGATCCCGGTAGTAGAAATTCGTGGTATGGAGCTGTGA
- a CDS encoding DUF6128 domain-containing protein, whose product MAGYQRFVAYVYEYRKGKKDGSSGYVRVEARDRKCRVEVHLRCVGLEPGSRCKVYGFVRREGLMDGILIGSCVTGQERIECALETDTGDIGGMGKSLQELGGLLLISDAGGFWGTEWDDQPIRPENFREWKKKETEPRKEAEKTGTEYQKAAEKKGRERGEKEEENQKDGTLPEVQEYQKKSDRIMTVEEVQEEVLKASETGNSYQAPGPHPPESPRPGQPSPHPPEPPQPGQPSPHPPEPPRPGQPSPHPPEPSRPEPSRPLPGIPCDDPFNDGYFTDCRKIRPSDCSALCRQNGCFCSNRFVMYGYQNFGHLLLCRNHQGQYILGVPGGYSQQERFMANMFGFPYFKECPDIHIPGGKGGYWYCFINI is encoded by the coding sequence TTGGCTGGATATCAGCGTTTTGTTGCGTATGTGTACGAGTATCGGAAAGGAAAAAAAGACGGCAGCAGCGGTTATGTGAGGGTGGAGGCCAGAGATAGGAAATGCCGTGTGGAGGTTCATTTGCGTTGTGTTGGACTGGAGCCTGGAAGTCGGTGCAAAGTGTATGGGTTTGTGCGGCGGGAAGGGCTGATGGATGGTATTTTGATCGGAAGCTGTGTTACCGGGCAGGAGCGGATCGAGTGCGCGCTGGAGACGGATACAGGGGATATTGGAGGCATGGGAAAAAGTCTTCAGGAGCTTGGAGGACTGCTTCTGATCTCCGATGCCGGCGGATTCTGGGGAACAGAATGGGATGATCAGCCGATACGGCCGGAGAATTTCCGCGAGTGGAAGAAAAAAGAAACGGAACCTCGGAAGGAAGCGGAGAAAACAGGAACGGAATATCAGAAGGCAGCGGAGAAAAAAGGCAGAGAGCGGGGAGAAAAGGAGGAAGAAAATCAAAAAGACGGAACCTTGCCAGAAGTGCAGGAATATCAGAAGAAGTCAGACAGGATCATGACGGTAGAGGAAGTTCAGGAGGAGGTATTGAAGGCATCGGAAACCGGAAATTCATATCAGGCTCCCGGTCCGCATCCGCCGGAATCACCGCGGCCAGGCCAGCCATCACCGCATCCGCCGGAACCACCGCAGCCAGGCCAGCCATCACCGCATCCGCCGGAACCACCGCGGCCAGGCCAGCCATCACCGCATCCGCCGGAACCATCGCGACCTGAGCCATCTCGTCCACTTCCGGGAATACCCTGTGATGATCCGTTTAACGACGGCTATTTCACAGACTGTCGCAAGATCAGACCATCGGACTGCAGTGCCTTATGCAGACAAAACGGCTGCTTCTGCAGCAACCGTTTTGTCATGTACGGATATCAGAATTTCGGCCATCTTCTGCTGTGCAGAAATCATCAGGGACAGTACATACTGGGTGTGCCCGGAGGATACAGCCAGCAGGAACGGTTTATGGCCAATATGTTTGGCTTTCCCTACTTTAAGGAATGTCCGGATATTCATATCCCAGGCGGAAAGGGAGGATACTGGTACTGTTTTATTAACATCTGA